A window of the Sabethes cyaneus chromosome 1, idSabCyanKW18_F2, whole genome shotgun sequence genome harbors these coding sequences:
- the LOC128745894 gene encoding uncharacterized protein K02A2.6-like: METEVRAATAKDETLQRVINALESEVWPKTLSKFKCIAEDLSVLNGIVMKRGCAVIPELLRKRALDIAHTGHPLAAKLKSILRERVWWPGMTVDAEQWVEGCQACATTGKPAKPTPMTRSFAPKAAWQTIALNFNGPYAKLGGILILVVVDYRSRYLFAKPIRSTGLEHVKNYLDRVFEIEGYPQNIKTDNGPPFNSEDYKKYCRERGINAIFSTPFFPQQNGLVEGYMKLVNKAIATAISTGTNYVKELQAAVEAHNAAAH, translated from the coding sequence ATGGAAACTGAAGTACGAGCCGCTACTGCTAAGGATGAAACCTTACAACGGGTTATCAACGCTCTTGAATCGGAAGTTTGGCCCAAAACCCTGAGCAAATTCAAATGTATAGCAGAGGATTTATCGGTTCTTAACGGTATTGTAATGAAAAGAGGATGCGCTGTAATTCCAGAACTTCTACGGAAAAGAGCACTGGACATAGCTCATACTGGACACCCTCTGGCAGCAAAACTAAAAAGTATCCTGCGTGAACGGGTTTGGTGGCCAGGTATGACAGTTGATGCTGAGCAGTGGGTAGAAGGCTGCCAGGCATGCGCTACAACTGGGAAACCGGCGAAGCCTACGCCGATGACCCGTTCGTTTGCTCCAAAGGCAGCCTGGCAAACAATCGCACTGAACTTCAATGGCCCGTACGCAAAATTGGGCGGAATTTTGATTCTAGTGGTCGTGGATTATAGATCTCGCTATTTGTTTGCGAAGCCAATCCGGTCCACGGGGCTTGAACACGTTAAAAATTATTTGGACCGAGTATTTGAGATAGAGGGATACcctcaaaatatcaaaacagaTAACGGTCCCCCATTCAACAGTGAAGactacaaaaaatattgtagagAACGAGGTATAAATGCTATTTTCAGTACTCCTTTTTTCCCTCAACAGAATGGCTTGGTAGAGGGTTATATGAAGCTTGTCAATAAAGCTATAGCAACGGCCATTTCCACTGGTACGAATTACGTCAAAGAATTGCAAGCGGCAGTGGAAGCACACAATGCAGCAGCCCACTGA